The genomic DNA AGCACGGTGACGTGCGCAGCGTGGCGCCGAGCGCGGTGGACGTGATGATCGCCTTGCACGCCTGCGACATCGCCACCGACTACGCGATCCACATGGGCATTCGCTCGGGCGCCTCGATCATCATGTGCTCGCCGTGCTGCCACAAGCAGATCCGCCTGCAGATCCAGAGCCCGGCGTTGCTCAAGCCGATGCTGCAATACGGCCTGCACCTGGGCCAGCAGGCGGAAATGGTCACCGACAGTTTGCGGGCGCTGTTCCTGGAAGCCTGCGGCTACGAGACCAAGGTCTTCGAGTTCATCTCCCTGGACCACACCAACAAGAACAAGATGATCCTGGCCGTCAAACGCGCAGAACCTGCGGACCCCACCGAGCTGCTGGCAAAAATCGACGAACTCAAGGCCTTCTACCACATCACCGAGCACTGCCTCGAAACGCTGCTGCGGGCGGATGGTTATCTCGCCTGACTCCTGTTTACGCCAACTCCTGGAGTAGGGGGCTGTGGGAGCAAAGCTTGCTCGCGACGAAGGATGACTCGGTTCTACTGTCGAGTCATGGTGCCTGCATCGCGAGCAAGCTGTGCTCCTACAAGGTTGAGTCTGGCCTGTGAGAACAGCGTATCGATGCAGCCCGTCAGGTAATCACTGCTTATCCTTCATCCACCGACGTACCGGTCTACCTTTAATGCGTTCACCCCTCACGCATTCCCAAAGGAGCCCTTCCCATGGCCGCCAAGAAAATCCTGATGCTGGTCGGCGATTACGTCGAAGATTATGAAGTCATGGTGCCATTCCAGGCCTTGCAGATGATCGGCCACACCGTGCACACCGTGTGTCCGGGCAAAAAGGCCGGGCAGACGGTGCGCACGGCGATCCACGATTTCGAAGGCGACCAGACCTACAGTGAAAAACCGGGGCACTTGTTCGCCCTCAATCATGATTTTGCCAGTGTCCAGGCCGCCGACTACGACGCGCTGCTGGTGCCAGGTGGGCGTGCGCCGGAATACCTGCGCCTGAACGAAGCGGTCTTGCAACTGGTGCGCGATTTCGATCTGGCGGGCAAACCGATTGCCGCGGTGTGCCACGGTGCGCAATTGCTGGCGGCGGCGGGCATCCTCGAAGGGCGCGAATGCAGCGCCTATCCAGCGTGTGCCCCGGAAGTACGGCTGGCGGGTGGGACCTATATGGATATTCCCGTGACCCAAGGCCATGTCCAGGGCAATCTCGCGACCGCACCGGCCTGGCCTGCGCACCCGAACTGGTTGGCGGGGTTCCTGACCCTGTTGGGCACCGCTATCACTTTGTAGTAACGCACTGGCAGGACAAGCGCAGCGGGTCTTTACTCTCGGGGCATGCCCTCATTGCCTGGAGAACAATCATGTCTGGATGGTACGAAATCAGCAAAAGCAGCAGTGGCCAGTTTCGGTTTGTACTCAAGGCGGCCAACGCCGAGACCATCTTGACCAGCGAGCTGTACACCACCCGCAGCGGCGTCGACGGTGGCATTGCTGCGGTGCAGAAAAACAGTCCGTTGGCCGAGCGCTATGAACTCAAGAATACCAAGGACGGCCATCCGTACTTCAACCTCAAGGCCGGCAACCACGAAGTGATTGGCAGCAGTGAGGCGTATTCATCGGACGCTGCGCGGGACAAAGGCATCGCCAGCGTCAAGGCCAATGGACCGACGACGGTCATCAAGGACAAGACCGTGGTTGCGCTCTGACAGGACGGCAATAAGAGGATCTGTGGCGAGGTTACCTGTGGGAGCAAGGCTTGCCCGCGATGCAGGCGCTGCGATTGTGCAGGCTAGCCGAGTTATCGTTCATCGCGAGCAAGCTTTGCTCCCACAAGTGAACCCCCTCGCCACTCAGGTTTAGCCTGCCTTTAAACCTCCACCGGCACCGACAGCTTCGGATCGCCCAATGGATGGCTCTTGGCATCGAAGAAGCGCAATTGCACCTCCAGCCCCTGGAACACCTTGGCGTAATGCCGCTTCTGATGCTGGATGAAGGCCTGGCTACGGGGATAGATCGAGATCGCCACGGTTTTCGGGGCGGCCAGGCGCAGGGCATGGACAATGTGCCGGTCCTGCTCGCCCAAGGCATGGCCGAACAGGCACAGGTTGTCGCCATGCTGCAGCAACTGGTCGTAGCAGAACGACAGGTAATCGCTGCTGCGGATGGTCTTGAGCTTGTCGGCGCTGGGGCCTTCATTGACGAACAGTGGCACGTCGTCGAGGGTCTTGATCGTGTTGTTGATGGCGAAACTGCCCAGCAAGGTGCCTTCGGTGGACGTGAGCTTGCGCGCTGTCCCGTCCTGGTTGCGCACCAGGTGCAGACCGCCGTGCAAGTACAGCAGGCGCGGTTTGTCTGTGGCCGCCTGGCTCAGGTCGAAACTGTGGTCATCGCCGAAGAACAGGTCGCTGATGGTCTCGGCGCTATGCTGGATCGCCCAGTAGTTGAGCAGGTCGTAGTTGGTGGTGAACACCGTGCGGTAGCGGCTCAGCTCCTGGTTGAGCGTCGCCAGGGTCGACGGTTGCACCAGCCGCCACGGGATGTGTACCGCGTGCATGGTGTTGATCAGTGCTTCCTTGATCGCGTAATAGCGGTTGCGCGGGGCGGCGGAGCTGACGGCCAGGGCCTTGTTGACCCGGCTGGTGGTTTTCAGCGCCCCGAGTACCTGTTCGAAACTGCGGGTCTGCATCGCGTCGAACACGCTCAGTTCCGACGGGCTCAAGGGCTTCTCCTCGACGGTGCGGGCATTTTCGAACAGCGAGTCATAGCCGAAATCGTCCCACACCGCGCGGCTGGCCCCATTGCCCACCAGCAGGCCGCTGAAGGCGGTATCGGCGCGCACGGCCTCCCAGTCTTCGAGCCGGGTGTCGTATTCCTGGAAATCGGTCATCGCAAGGATCATCTCAAAACGTGGCAAAGGCAGGTCGCGACTTTATCACGACCCAGTCTTGAGCCAGATCAAGATGCGTCATGACTAGTCGGTCATTCTGTAGGCCCTGCCGATCCGGCCTCAACCAGGAGCGTGACCCCATGAGCAGCACTTTTTTCATTCCCGCCGTGAACATCATGGGGCTGGGCTGCCTCGATGAAGCGATGACTGCCATTCGCAACTACGGCTTTCGCAAGGCCCTGATCGTCACCGACGCGGGGCTGGCCAAGGCCGGCGTCGCCAGCAAGGTGGCTGAACTGCTGGCTCTGCAGGATATCGATTCGGTGATTTTCGACGGCGCCAAGCCCAACCCAAGCATCGCCAATGTCGAGCTCGGGCTGGGGCTGCTGAAGGAGAGCCAGTGTGATTTCGTCGTGTCGCTGGGGGGCGGTTCGCCCCATGATTGCGCCAAGGGCATTGCCCTGTGCGCCACCAACGGCGGGCAGATTCGCGACTATGAAGGCGTCGACCGTTCGAGCAAGCCGCAATTGCCGCTGATCGCTATCAACACCACGGCAGGCACCGCCAGCGAAATGACCCGCTTTTGCATCATCACCGACGAGACACGCCACGTGAAAATGGCGATTGTCGATCGCAACGTGACCCCATTGATGTCGGTGAACGACCCGGCGCTGATGGTGGCGATGCCCAAGGGCCTGACGGCCGCCACCGGCATGGATGCGCTGACCCACGCGATCGAGGCTTATGTCTCCACCGCCGCCACGCCGATTACCGATGCCTGCGCGCTGAAGGCCATCACCCTGATCAGCAACAACCTGCGCCTGGCCGTGCGCGACGGCAACGATCTGGCGGCGCGGGAAAACATGGCTTATGCGCAGTTTCTCGCGGGGATGGCGTTCAACAATGCGTCGTTGGGGTTCGTGCACGCCATGGCGCATCAACTGGGTGGTTTTTACGACTTGCCTCATGGCGTGTGCAACGCGGTGCTGTTGCCTCATGTGCAGAGCTTCAACGCCTCGGTATGCGCTGCTCGCCTGACCGACGTGGCCCATGCCATGGGCGTCGATACGCACAGGGCCGGCCCAGAAGAGGGGGCCCGGGACGCTATTGCGGCGATCCGCAGCCTGGCCCTTGACGTGGACATTCCGGCTGGTTTGCGTGACCTGGGTGTGCGCCTCAACGACATACCGGTGCTGGCCACCAACGCCTTGAAAGATGCGTGCGGCCTGACCAACCCACGGGCGGCGGACCAGCGGCAGATCGAAGAGATTTTCCGCAGCGCGTTCTAAGCGACCCGGGGCGGCACGAACCGCACACAGAGCATCGCCGCCGCCCCCAGCAGTGCGCACAACGCCGCCAGTGGCCAAGCTTGTTGGCTCAACAACAGGCTGGCCATGGCGCCGATCACCGAGGCCATAAGTTGATGCAGGAACCCGCTCAACGCCATGGCATAAGCGCCGGCCACCGGTGCGCCTTCATTGGCCAGGGACAGGCTGATGGGATAGATCAACGACTGGCCAAACACCGCGAAGCAATACGGCAGCCAGAAGAGCAACGCGATGCTGCTCAGGGTGAGGCTGCCTGCCAGCATGGTCATGCTGCCGCCCAGCACCAGTGCGATGCCCCAGCCCATCATCCGCCGTTGGCCGGTGCGCAGTACAAACGCGTTCACCGCTAGCGCCCCGAGCAGGTACGCCGCACTGATCGGCCAGCCCAGCAGGCCGTATTCGATGGCCGACCAGTGGAAGCTCTCCTGCAGGATCAGCGGCGCTGCGGTATTGAAGGCGACGATCACGCCGTAACCCAGCCCACCGGCCAAGGCCGGCAACAGGAACGCCCGTTGCCGGAATATCTGCCCGTAGATCCCCCACGCCGATTGCCCATTGCTGGCGTGCACCAGTATCGGGAACCTGGCCTGGGACACAGCCGCTGCCATGGCCAGACTGACGGCACCCAAGCCCTGGAAAATCGCCTCCCAGCCGAAAGCGGCCTGGATCAGCGAGCCCAGGTATTGGCCGATACCGAGGGCAATCACAAAGGCGATCGATATCCAGGACAGGGCCTTGGCCAACAGGTCGCCGCTGAAACTGTCGCGAATCAAGACCCGCGCCATCACTGAGATACCGCTGGCACCGATGCCCTGGATCAACCTGAACGTCAGGAATGCCTCCACGGTTGTGCTCAGCGGCAGGGCCAGGTTGCCCAGGCCGTACAACCCCAAGGCCGCCAGCAAGACCGGCTTGCGCCCCAAGCGCTGGCTCAGGCTGCCCCACAGCAACATGGGCAGCGCCATGCCGATCAGGTACACCGACAGGCCCCAGGAAACCCGCGACGCATCGGCACCAAGATCCCGGGCGATAGCGGGCAGGGCCGGCAAGTAGATGCTCATGCCCAGTTGTGCCAGGAAGACGGTGGTGCAGGTGACGATCAGGGTGGTACGGTTCTTCATCGAGCGTCCTGTCTCAAGGGCGAAGGTCACGCCCGTGGGTCAGCAGCAGTTCGGTGATCTGTTCGCAAAACGAGCGAATCACGTCCGGCTCCATGTCGGC from Pseudomonas beijingensis includes the following:
- a CDS encoding DJ-1/PfpI family protein; translated protein: MAAKKILMLVGDYVEDYEVMVPFQALQMIGHTVHTVCPGKKAGQTVRTAIHDFEGDQTYSEKPGHLFALNHDFASVQAADYDALLVPGGRAPEYLRLNEAVLQLVRDFDLAGKPIAAVCHGAQLLAAAGILEGRECSAYPACAPEVRLAGGTYMDIPVTQGHVQGNLATAPAWPAHPNWLAGFLTLLGTAITL
- a CDS encoding YegP family protein translates to MSGWYEISKSSSGQFRFVLKAANAETILTSELYTTRSGVDGGIAAVQKNSPLAERYELKNTKDGHPYFNLKAGNHEVIGSSEAYSSDAARDKGIASVKANGPTTVIKDKTVVAL
- a CDS encoding DUF4917 family protein; this encodes MTDFQEYDTRLEDWEAVRADTAFSGLLVGNGASRAVWDDFGYDSLFENARTVEEKPLSPSELSVFDAMQTRSFEQVLGALKTTSRVNKALAVSSAAPRNRYYAIKEALINTMHAVHIPWRLVQPSTLATLNQELSRYRTVFTTNYDLLNYWAIQHSAETISDLFFGDDHSFDLSQAATDKPRLLYLHGGLHLVRNQDGTARKLTSTEGTLLGSFAINNTIKTLDDVPLFVNEGPSADKLKTIRSSDYLSFCYDQLLQHGDNLCLFGHALGEQDRHIVHALRLAAPKTVAISIYPRSQAFIQHQKRHYAKVFQGLEVQLRFFDAKSHPLGDPKLSVPVEV
- the yiaY gene encoding L-threonine dehydrogenase, which gives rise to MSSTFFIPAVNIMGLGCLDEAMTAIRNYGFRKALIVTDAGLAKAGVASKVAELLALQDIDSVIFDGAKPNPSIANVELGLGLLKESQCDFVVSLGGGSPHDCAKGIALCATNGGQIRDYEGVDRSSKPQLPLIAINTTAGTASEMTRFCIITDETRHVKMAIVDRNVTPLMSVNDPALMVAMPKGLTAATGMDALTHAIEAYVSTAATPITDACALKAITLISNNLRLAVRDGNDLAARENMAYAQFLAGMAFNNASLGFVHAMAHQLGGFYDLPHGVCNAVLLPHVQSFNASVCAARLTDVAHAMGVDTHRAGPEEGARDAIAAIRSLALDVDIPAGLRDLGVRLNDIPVLATNALKDACGLTNPRAADQRQIEEIFRSAF
- a CDS encoding MFS transporter, whose product is MKNRTTLIVTCTTVFLAQLGMSIYLPALPAIARDLGADASRVSWGLSVYLIGMALPMLLWGSLSQRLGRKPVLLAALGLYGLGNLALPLSTTVEAFLTFRLIQGIGASGISVMARVLIRDSFSGDLLAKALSWISIAFVIALGIGQYLGSLIQAAFGWEAIFQGLGAVSLAMAAAVSQARFPILVHASNGQSAWGIYGQIFRQRAFLLPALAGGLGYGVIVAFNTAAPLILQESFHWSAIEYGLLGWPISAAYLLGALAVNAFVLRTGQRRMMGWGIALVLGGSMTMLAGSLTLSSIALLFWLPYCFAVFGQSLIYPISLSLANEGAPVAGAYAMALSGFLHQLMASVIGAMASLLLSQQAWPLAALCALLGAAAMLCVRFVPPRVA